The following are encoded in a window of Drosophila simulans strain w501 chromosome 3L, Prin_Dsim_3.1, whole genome shotgun sequence genomic DNA:
- the LOC6738036 gene encoding uncharacterized protein LOC6738036 isoform X5 translates to MELLSSNTATTTTTTTATHHLHQATTTKQLLVQDYLSYASPPTYSRLPPDGHEFPPNFSEPLIMHSHPLKVTTELSYEIQKGGKDESSAPPLPKTGPPATVPRKVYRQDLVINVEPAPSLTRDYQRSLSGGTPRKPSDWRKDEKSEKSVRDKIAMFSSNNELDAIPPAPATAPISSSFTRKPLNRSSENLLDSCSASSAPSLKTRAMSVENLNDVQRQYQLAKQLPQLHVADSMYSLNTATPTPSYASLPRRSHGGSYSSGVERRISFSGEGGDAANRKAAITNILEQRRRSLSKLRGLVIPERPQLLEPILDLPEIKSQVKAASGEDSTDSGLGESHRSTVNRNCQLGAGGAANNYRSILNTNQRRPLEQQLSQPPAKPPRTSLTPLQPRSMMIPPPPPPLDQESDTDSVFSHTARVATPPEKFALTRTLSSETNTSIASSNTSTLTSGSSAGSQASCSSLGSTPAVDLTRRILKSQVINGEAVALSSRKSILASAKCRSAKSRGQEEDNDSTDGEACSLANRRMKPISSYKLQQQQIQLGKQLVVDKLISVAAYVELTSDTDDSSRRSDTPAKISAMFIDEERKASFKGDPNQEAKVKVEQVKPMVLPMLLPSAKREPLKQQTTAELREKFERSAAAQAQTQNHSPVIHKVTQKPHHERFSSLDSLASSSSGVSSTTQNVSTTQETATEFGSFSSLGSNQSLITAQDVQQIVEEADPPLKTPEAFIIVLQRENPESSIGITLAGGSDYEAKEITIHKILSNTPAAKDGRLKKGDRILAVNGMSMRGLTHRESISVLKTPRPEVVLVVTRSESLVVKALTKKRSSLGSLSSLNEKPTELDYERKRNYHKASRSLDLDLDLVSNEAGESPVATTPSTGSVSPPQPASLHDEDAEATIAGIRARRQLSRGDAAKLSTSELLERAAEARNAIAAEIRAQAEDAAASGGGARCVEIVKDSCGLGFSIEGGFDSPLGNRPLIVKKVFMGGAAQKTNQVRNGDEILSINGASTSRMTRVDAWNYMKQLPLGPVKICFA, encoded by the exons ATGGAGCTGCTGAGCAGcaacacagcaacaacaacgacaacgacgacagcAACGCACCACCTGCATCAGGCAACCACCACTAAACAGCTGTTGGTGCAGGATTACCTCAGCTACGCCTCACCACCCACCTATTCGCGCCTGCCGCCCGATGGTCATGAATTTCCACCCAATTTCAGCGAACCACTGATCATGCACAGCCACCCACTAAAGGTCACCACCGAGTTGAGTTACGAGATACAGAAAGGCGGAAAGGATGAGTCCTCTGCACCACCGCTTCCCAAAACGGGACCACCAGCCACAGTTCCCAGGAAAGTATATCGCCAGGATTTGGTCATAAACGTAGAGCCAGCACCCAGTTTAACCAGGGACTATCAGAGATCTCTGAGTGGCGGTACTCCTCGCAAGCCTAGCGATTGGCGCAAGGATGAAAAGTCGGAGAAATCAGTGCGTGACAAGATTGCCATGTTCTCGTCAAACAACGAACTGGATGCCATACCGCCAGCTCCGGCCACAGCCCCCATTTCAAGCTCCTTCACCCGGAAGCCCTTGAATAGGAGCAGTGAAAATCTTCTGGACAGTTGCTCAGCATCCTCGGCTCCTTCGCTGAAAACTCGCGCGATGAGCGTGGAAAATTTGAATGATGTTCAGCGGCAATATCAGTTGGCCAAACAGCTGCCCCAGTTGCACGTGGCCGACTCTATGTATTCCCTGAACACAGCTACGCCCACACCGAGCTACGCTTCTTTGCCGAGAAGAAGCCACGGAGGATCTTATTCCTCTGGAGTAGAAAGAAGGATTAGTTTCTCGGGCGAAGGCGGAGACGCGGCCAACCGAAAGGCAGCCATTACAAATATCCTAgagcaaagaagaagaagttTGTCGAAACTGCGAGGATTGGTCATACCAGAGAGACCCCAGCTGCTGGAACCCATCCTGGATCTGCCGGAGATCAAAAGCCAGGTAAAAGCAGCCAGCGGAGAGGATAGTACCGATAGCGGCTTAGGCGAAAGCCACCGCAGTACGGTGAATAGGAATTGCCAATTGGGTGCAGGCGGTGCCGCAAATAACTATCGCAGCATTTTAAATACCAATCAAAGGAGACCCCTGGAGCAACAGCTCTCGCAACCACCAGCCAAACCACCCAGGACATCGTTGACACCACTTCAGCCAAGAAGCATGATgataccaccaccaccacctcctttAGATCAGGAAAGTGATACGGATTCGGTGTTTTCGCACACTGCTAGGGTTGCCACTCCGCCGGAGAAGTTTGCACTAACCAGAACCCTCAGTTCCGAAACAAACACTTCGATAGCTAGTTCCAACACCTCTACTCTAACATCAGGATCTTCTGCCGGATCTCAAGCCAGTTGCAGTTCGCTGGGCAGCACACCAGCGGTGGATCTAACCAGGCGGATTCTCAAGAGCCAGGTGATCAATGGCGAAGCCGTTGCGCTCTCCAGTCGCAAAAGTATTCTGGCCTCGGCCAAATGTCGCAGTGCCAAGAGTCGTGGTCAAGAGGAGGATAACGACAGCACCGATGGTGAAGCCTGTTCCCTGGCCAATCGTAGAATGAAGCCCATTTCCAGCTATaagctccagcagcaacagattCAACTGGGCAAACAACTGGTAGTGGATAAGCTGATCAGTGTGGCTGCCTATGTGGAACTAACCTCGGATACGGACGACAGCAGCCGTAGATCTGATACGCCTGCCAAGATCAGTGCCATGTTCATAGACGAGGAGCGCAAGGCCAGCTTCAAAGGAGATCCAAACCAGGAGGCTAAGGTCAAAGTGGAGCAGGTCAAACCCATGGTCCTTCCAATGTTGCTACCATCCGCGAAAAGGGAACCTCTTAAGCAACAGACAACCGCCGAACTGCGCGAGAAGTTCGAAAGGAGTGCTGCAGCCCAAGCTCAAACCCAAAACCACTCGCCCGTAATCCATAAGGTTACTCAGAAGCCCCATCATGAACGATTCTCCTCGCTGGACTCCCTGGCGTCCAGTTCCTCCGGCGTTAGTTCCACCACCCAAAACGTGAGCACCACCCAGGAAACGGCCACCGAATTCGGCAGCTTTTCCTCTCTGGGCAGCAACCAGAGTTTGATCACCGCGCAGGATGTCCAGCAGATAGTCGAGGAGGCTGATCCTCCACTAAAGACCCCAGAGGCGTTCATCATCGTCCTGCAAAGGGAAAATCCCGAGAGCAGCATCGGAATTACTCTGGCCGGCGGTTCTGATTATGAGGCTAAGGAAATCACG ATCCACAAAATCCTGAGCAACACGCCAGCTGCCAAGGATGGACGTCTAAAGAAGGGTGATCGAATCCTTGCCGTCAACGGAATGAGTATGCGAGGACTGACGCACCGTGAATCCATCAGTGTGCTTAAG ACCCCCCGACCTGAAGTAGTGCTAGTGGTGACCCGATCCGAGTCGCTGGTGGTGAAGGCGCTTACCAAGAAACGATCCTCCCTAGGATCACTTAGCTCGCTTAATGAGAAACCCACGGAGCTGGACTATGAACGCAAGAGGAACTACCACAAGGCCTCCCGATCTCTGGACTTGGATCTTGATCTGGTGTCCAATGAGGCTGGTGAATCGCCAGTGGCTACTACTCCCAGCACTGGATCCGTAAGTCCACCGCAGCCGGCGAGCTTGCACGACGAGGATGCGGAGGCCACCATCGCGGGTATCAGGGCCAGGAGGCAGTTGTCCCGCGGAGATGCCGCCAAGCTTAGCACGAGCGAGCTCCTGGAACGGGCGGCAGAGGCCAGAAATGCCATCGCAGCTGAGATTCGTGCACAGG CGGAGGATGCGGCGGCCAGTGGAGGTGGAGCTCGTTGTGTGGAGATTGTTAAGGACAGCTGTGGACTGGGCTTCTCCATCGAAGGAGGCTTTGATTCGCCGCTGGGAAATCGTCCCCTTATTGTCAAAAAGGTGTTCATGG GTGGTGCCGCCCAGAAGACCAACCAGGTGCGCAATGGCGACGAAATCCTTAGCATCAATGGTGCCTCCACGTCGCGGATGACGCGTGTGGATGCCTGGAACTATATGAAGCAACTGCCACTGGGACCGGTCAAGATTTGTTTCGCCTAG
- the LOC6738036 gene encoding uncharacterized protein LOC6738036 isoform X3, with amino-acid sequence MYRLQRRTALIAKQDLGTLSNHHSNISNISGINASSNIPAATLIGSSIKKTSSEAATTKPAAPLIPGKMELLSSNTATTTTTTTATHHLHQATTTKQLLVQDYLSYASPPTYSRLPPDGHEFPPNFSEPLIMHSHPLKVTTELSYEIQKGGKDESSAPPLPKTGPPATVPRKVYRQDLVINVEPAPSLTRDYQRSLSGGTPRKPSDWRKDEKSEKSVRDKIAMFSSNNELDAIPPAPATAPISSSFTRKPLNRSSENLLDSCSASSAPSLKTRAMSVENLNDVQRQYQLAKQLPQLHVADSMYSLNTATPTPSYASLPRRSHGGSYSSGVERRISFSGEGGDAANRKAAITNILEQRRRSLSKLRGLVIPERPQLLEPILDLPEIKSQVKAASGEDSTDSGLGESHRSTVNRNCQLGAGGAANNYRSILNTNQRRPLEQQLSQPPAKPPRTSLTPLQPRSMMIPPPPPPLDQESDTDSVFSHTARVATPPEKFALTRTLSSETNTSIASSNTSTLTSGSSAGSQASCSSLGSTPAVDLTRRILKSQVINGEAVALSSRKSILASAKCRSAKSRGQEEDNDSTDGEACSLANRRMKPISSYKLQQQQIQLGKQLVVDKLISVAAYVELTSDTDDSSRRSDTPAKISAMFIDEERKASFKGDPNQEAKVKVEQVKPMVLPMLLPSAKREPLKQQTTAELREKFERSAAAQAQTQNHSPVIHKVTQKPHHERFSSLDSLASSSSGVSSTTQNVSTTQETATEFGSFSSLGSNQSLITAQDVQQIVEEADPPLKTPEAFIIVLQRENPESSIGITLAGGSDYEAKEITIHKILSNTPAAKDGRLKKGDRILAVNGMSMRGLTHRESISVLKTPRPEVVLVVTRSESLVVKALTKKRSSLGSLSSLNEKPTELDYERKRNYHKASRSLDLDLDLVSNEAGESPVATTPSTGSVSPPQPASLHDEDAEATIAGIRARRQLSRGDAAKLSTSELLERAAEARNAIAAEIRAQAEDAAASGGGARCVEIVKDSCGLGFSIEGGFDSPLGNRPLIVKKVFMGGAAQKTNQVRNGDEILSINGASTSRMTRVDAWNYMKQLPLGPVKICFA; translated from the exons ATCTTGGTACCCTCAGTAACCACCACAGCAATATAAGCAACATCAGCGGCATTAACGCCAGTAGCAACATCCCGGCAGCAACTTTAATCGGCAGCAGCATTAAGAAGACATCAAGTGAGGCGGCAACCACAAAACCTGCTGCACCCCTGATCCCCGGCAAAATGGAGCTGCTGAGCAGcaacacagcaacaacaacgacaacgacgacagcAACGCACCACCTGCATCAGGCAACCACCACTAAACAGCTGTTGGTGCAGGATTACCTCAGCTACGCCTCACCACCCACCTATTCGCGCCTGCCGCCCGATGGTCATGAATTTCCACCCAATTTCAGCGAACCACTGATCATGCACAGCCACCCACTAAAGGTCACCACCGAGTTGAGTTACGAGATACAGAAAGGCGGAAAGGATGAGTCCTCTGCACCACCGCTTCCCAAAACGGGACCACCAGCCACAGTTCCCAGGAAAGTATATCGCCAGGATTTGGTCATAAACGTAGAGCCAGCACCCAGTTTAACCAGGGACTATCAGAGATCTCTGAGTGGCGGTACTCCTCGCAAGCCTAGCGATTGGCGCAAGGATGAAAAGTCGGAGAAATCAGTGCGTGACAAGATTGCCATGTTCTCGTCAAACAACGAACTGGATGCCATACCGCCAGCTCCGGCCACAGCCCCCATTTCAAGCTCCTTCACCCGGAAGCCCTTGAATAGGAGCAGTGAAAATCTTCTGGACAGTTGCTCAGCATCCTCGGCTCCTTCGCTGAAAACTCGCGCGATGAGCGTGGAAAATTTGAATGATGTTCAGCGGCAATATCAGTTGGCCAAACAGCTGCCCCAGTTGCACGTGGCCGACTCTATGTATTCCCTGAACACAGCTACGCCCACACCGAGCTACGCTTCTTTGCCGAGAAGAAGCCACGGAGGATCTTATTCCTCTGGAGTAGAAAGAAGGATTAGTTTCTCGGGCGAAGGCGGAGACGCGGCCAACCGAAAGGCAGCCATTACAAATATCCTAgagcaaagaagaagaagttTGTCGAAACTGCGAGGATTGGTCATACCAGAGAGACCCCAGCTGCTGGAACCCATCCTGGATCTGCCGGAGATCAAAAGCCAGGTAAAAGCAGCCAGCGGAGAGGATAGTACCGATAGCGGCTTAGGCGAAAGCCACCGCAGTACGGTGAATAGGAATTGCCAATTGGGTGCAGGCGGTGCCGCAAATAACTATCGCAGCATTTTAAATACCAATCAAAGGAGACCCCTGGAGCAACAGCTCTCGCAACCACCAGCCAAACCACCCAGGACATCGTTGACACCACTTCAGCCAAGAAGCATGATgataccaccaccaccacctcctttAGATCAGGAAAGTGATACGGATTCGGTGTTTTCGCACACTGCTAGGGTTGCCACTCCGCCGGAGAAGTTTGCACTAACCAGAACCCTCAGTTCCGAAACAAACACTTCGATAGCTAGTTCCAACACCTCTACTCTAACATCAGGATCTTCTGCCGGATCTCAAGCCAGTTGCAGTTCGCTGGGCAGCACACCAGCGGTGGATCTAACCAGGCGGATTCTCAAGAGCCAGGTGATCAATGGCGAAGCCGTTGCGCTCTCCAGTCGCAAAAGTATTCTGGCCTCGGCCAAATGTCGCAGTGCCAAGAGTCGTGGTCAAGAGGAGGATAACGACAGCACCGATGGTGAAGCCTGTTCCCTGGCCAATCGTAGAATGAAGCCCATTTCCAGCTATaagctccagcagcaacagattCAACTGGGCAAACAACTGGTAGTGGATAAGCTGATCAGTGTGGCTGCCTATGTGGAACTAACCTCGGATACGGACGACAGCAGCCGTAGATCTGATACGCCTGCCAAGATCAGTGCCATGTTCATAGACGAGGAGCGCAAGGCCAGCTTCAAAGGAGATCCAAACCAGGAGGCTAAGGTCAAAGTGGAGCAGGTCAAACCCATGGTCCTTCCAATGTTGCTACCATCCGCGAAAAGGGAACCTCTTAAGCAACAGACAACCGCCGAACTGCGCGAGAAGTTCGAAAGGAGTGCTGCAGCCCAAGCTCAAACCCAAAACCACTCGCCCGTAATCCATAAGGTTACTCAGAAGCCCCATCATGAACGATTCTCCTCGCTGGACTCCCTGGCGTCCAGTTCCTCCGGCGTTAGTTCCACCACCCAAAACGTGAGCACCACCCAGGAAACGGCCACCGAATTCGGCAGCTTTTCCTCTCTGGGCAGCAACCAGAGTTTGATCACCGCGCAGGATGTCCAGCAGATAGTCGAGGAGGCTGATCCTCCACTAAAGACCCCAGAGGCGTTCATCATCGTCCTGCAAAGGGAAAATCCCGAGAGCAGCATCGGAATTACTCTGGCCGGCGGTTCTGATTATGAGGCTAAGGAAATCACG ATCCACAAAATCCTGAGCAACACGCCAGCTGCCAAGGATGGACGTCTAAAGAAGGGTGATCGAATCCTTGCCGTCAACGGAATGAGTATGCGAGGACTGACGCACCGTGAATCCATCAGTGTGCTTAAG ACCCCCCGACCTGAAGTAGTGCTAGTGGTGACCCGATCCGAGTCGCTGGTGGTGAAGGCGCTTACCAAGAAACGATCCTCCCTAGGATCACTTAGCTCGCTTAATGAGAAACCCACGGAGCTGGACTATGAACGCAAGAGGAACTACCACAAGGCCTCCCGATCTCTGGACTTGGATCTTGATCTGGTGTCCAATGAGGCTGGTGAATCGCCAGTGGCTACTACTCCCAGCACTGGATCCGTAAGTCCACCGCAGCCGGCGAGCTTGCACGACGAGGATGCGGAGGCCACCATCGCGGGTATCAGGGCCAGGAGGCAGTTGTCCCGCGGAGATGCCGCCAAGCTTAGCACGAGCGAGCTCCTGGAACGGGCGGCAGAGGCCAGAAATGCCATCGCAGCTGAGATTCGTGCACAGG CGGAGGATGCGGCGGCCAGTGGAGGTGGAGCTCGTTGTGTGGAGATTGTTAAGGACAGCTGTGGACTGGGCTTCTCCATCGAAGGAGGCTTTGATTCGCCGCTGGGAAATCGTCCCCTTATTGTCAAAAAGGTGTTCATGG GTGGTGCCGCCCAGAAGACCAACCAGGTGCGCAATGGCGACGAAATCCTTAGCATCAATGGTGCCTCCACGTCGCGGATGACGCGTGTGGATGCCTGGAACTATATGAAGCAACTGCCACTGGGACCGGTCAAGATTTGTTTCGCCTAG
- the LOC6738036 gene encoding uncharacterized protein LOC6738036 isoform X4 produces MLRINRYRDLGTLSNHHSNISNISGINASSNIPAATLIGSSIKKTSSEAATTKPAAPLIPGKMELLSSNTATTTTTTTATHHLHQATTTKQLLVQDYLSYASPPTYSRLPPDGHEFPPNFSEPLIMHSHPLKVTTELSYEIQKGGKDESSAPPLPKTGPPATVPRKVYRQDLVINVEPAPSLTRDYQRSLSGGTPRKPSDWRKDEKSEKSVRDKIAMFSSNNELDAIPPAPATAPISSSFTRKPLNRSSENLLDSCSASSAPSLKTRAMSVENLNDVQRQYQLAKQLPQLHVADSMYSLNTATPTPSYASLPRRSHGGSYSSGVERRISFSGEGGDAANRKAAITNILEQRRRSLSKLRGLVIPERPQLLEPILDLPEIKSQVKAASGEDSTDSGLGESHRSTVNRNCQLGAGGAANNYRSILNTNQRRPLEQQLSQPPAKPPRTSLTPLQPRSMMIPPPPPPLDQESDTDSVFSHTARVATPPEKFALTRTLSSETNTSIASSNTSTLTSGSSAGSQASCSSLGSTPAVDLTRRILKSQVINGEAVALSSRKSILASAKCRSAKSRGQEEDNDSTDGEACSLANRRMKPISSYKLQQQQIQLGKQLVVDKLISVAAYVELTSDTDDSSRRSDTPAKISAMFIDEERKASFKGDPNQEAKVKVEQVKPMVLPMLLPSAKREPLKQQTTAELREKFERSAAAQAQTQNHSPVIHKVTQKPHHERFSSLDSLASSSSGVSSTTQNVSTTQETATEFGSFSSLGSNQSLITAQDVQQIVEEADPPLKTPEAFIIVLQRENPESSIGITLAGGSDYEAKEITIHKILSNTPAAKDGRLKKGDRILAVNGMSMRGLTHRESISVLKTPRPEVVLVVTRSESLVVKALTKKRSSLGSLSSLNEKPTELDYERKRNYHKASRSLDLDLDLVSNEAGESPVATTPSTGSVSPPQPASLHDEDAEATIAGIRARRQLSRGDAAKLSTSELLERAAEARNAIAAEIRAQAEDAAASGGGARCVEIVKDSCGLGFSIEGGFDSPLGNRPLIVKKVFMGGAAQKTNQVRNGDEILSINGASTSRMTRVDAWNYMKQLPLGPVKICFA; encoded by the exons ATCTTGGTACCCTCAGTAACCACCACAGCAATATAAGCAACATCAGCGGCATTAACGCCAGTAGCAACATCCCGGCAGCAACTTTAATCGGCAGCAGCATTAAGAAGACATCAAGTGAGGCGGCAACCACAAAACCTGCTGCACCCCTGATCCCCGGCAAAATGGAGCTGCTGAGCAGcaacacagcaacaacaacgacaacgacgacagcAACGCACCACCTGCATCAGGCAACCACCACTAAACAGCTGTTGGTGCAGGATTACCTCAGCTACGCCTCACCACCCACCTATTCGCGCCTGCCGCCCGATGGTCATGAATTTCCACCCAATTTCAGCGAACCACTGATCATGCACAGCCACCCACTAAAGGTCACCACCGAGTTGAGTTACGAGATACAGAAAGGCGGAAAGGATGAGTCCTCTGCACCACCGCTTCCCAAAACGGGACCACCAGCCACAGTTCCCAGGAAAGTATATCGCCAGGATTTGGTCATAAACGTAGAGCCAGCACCCAGTTTAACCAGGGACTATCAGAGATCTCTGAGTGGCGGTACTCCTCGCAAGCCTAGCGATTGGCGCAAGGATGAAAAGTCGGAGAAATCAGTGCGTGACAAGATTGCCATGTTCTCGTCAAACAACGAACTGGATGCCATACCGCCAGCTCCGGCCACAGCCCCCATTTCAAGCTCCTTCACCCGGAAGCCCTTGAATAGGAGCAGTGAAAATCTTCTGGACAGTTGCTCAGCATCCTCGGCTCCTTCGCTGAAAACTCGCGCGATGAGCGTGGAAAATTTGAATGATGTTCAGCGGCAATATCAGTTGGCCAAACAGCTGCCCCAGTTGCACGTGGCCGACTCTATGTATTCCCTGAACACAGCTACGCCCACACCGAGCTACGCTTCTTTGCCGAGAAGAAGCCACGGAGGATCTTATTCCTCTGGAGTAGAAAGAAGGATTAGTTTCTCGGGCGAAGGCGGAGACGCGGCCAACCGAAAGGCAGCCATTACAAATATCCTAgagcaaagaagaagaagttTGTCGAAACTGCGAGGATTGGTCATACCAGAGAGACCCCAGCTGCTGGAACCCATCCTGGATCTGCCGGAGATCAAAAGCCAGGTAAAAGCAGCCAGCGGAGAGGATAGTACCGATAGCGGCTTAGGCGAAAGCCACCGCAGTACGGTGAATAGGAATTGCCAATTGGGTGCAGGCGGTGCCGCAAATAACTATCGCAGCATTTTAAATACCAATCAAAGGAGACCCCTGGAGCAACAGCTCTCGCAACCACCAGCCAAACCACCCAGGACATCGTTGACACCACTTCAGCCAAGAAGCATGATgataccaccaccaccacctcctttAGATCAGGAAAGTGATACGGATTCGGTGTTTTCGCACACTGCTAGGGTTGCCACTCCGCCGGAGAAGTTTGCACTAACCAGAACCCTCAGTTCCGAAACAAACACTTCGATAGCTAGTTCCAACACCTCTACTCTAACATCAGGATCTTCTGCCGGATCTCAAGCCAGTTGCAGTTCGCTGGGCAGCACACCAGCGGTGGATCTAACCAGGCGGATTCTCAAGAGCCAGGTGATCAATGGCGAAGCCGTTGCGCTCTCCAGTCGCAAAAGTATTCTGGCCTCGGCCAAATGTCGCAGTGCCAAGAGTCGTGGTCAAGAGGAGGATAACGACAGCACCGATGGTGAAGCCTGTTCCCTGGCCAATCGTAGAATGAAGCCCATTTCCAGCTATaagctccagcagcaacagattCAACTGGGCAAACAACTGGTAGTGGATAAGCTGATCAGTGTGGCTGCCTATGTGGAACTAACCTCGGATACGGACGACAGCAGCCGTAGATCTGATACGCCTGCCAAGATCAGTGCCATGTTCATAGACGAGGAGCGCAAGGCCAGCTTCAAAGGAGATCCAAACCAGGAGGCTAAGGTCAAAGTGGAGCAGGTCAAACCCATGGTCCTTCCAATGTTGCTACCATCCGCGAAAAGGGAACCTCTTAAGCAACAGACAACCGCCGAACTGCGCGAGAAGTTCGAAAGGAGTGCTGCAGCCCAAGCTCAAACCCAAAACCACTCGCCCGTAATCCATAAGGTTACTCAGAAGCCCCATCATGAACGATTCTCCTCGCTGGACTCCCTGGCGTCCAGTTCCTCCGGCGTTAGTTCCACCACCCAAAACGTGAGCACCACCCAGGAAACGGCCACCGAATTCGGCAGCTTTTCCTCTCTGGGCAGCAACCAGAGTTTGATCACCGCGCAGGATGTCCAGCAGATAGTCGAGGAGGCTGATCCTCCACTAAAGACCCCAGAGGCGTTCATCATCGTCCTGCAAAGGGAAAATCCCGAGAGCAGCATCGGAATTACTCTGGCCGGCGGTTCTGATTATGAGGCTAAGGAAATCACG ATCCACAAAATCCTGAGCAACACGCCAGCTGCCAAGGATGGACGTCTAAAGAAGGGTGATCGAATCCTTGCCGTCAACGGAATGAGTATGCGAGGACTGACGCACCGTGAATCCATCAGTGTGCTTAAG ACCCCCCGACCTGAAGTAGTGCTAGTGGTGACCCGATCCGAGTCGCTGGTGGTGAAGGCGCTTACCAAGAAACGATCCTCCCTAGGATCACTTAGCTCGCTTAATGAGAAACCCACGGAGCTGGACTATGAACGCAAGAGGAACTACCACAAGGCCTCCCGATCTCTGGACTTGGATCTTGATCTGGTGTCCAATGAGGCTGGTGAATCGCCAGTGGCTACTACTCCCAGCACTGGATCCGTAAGTCCACCGCAGCCGGCGAGCTTGCACGACGAGGATGCGGAGGCCACCATCGCGGGTATCAGGGCCAGGAGGCAGTTGTCCCGCGGAGATGCCGCCAAGCTTAGCACGAGCGAGCTCCTGGAACGGGCGGCAGAGGCCAGAAATGCCATCGCAGCTGAGATTCGTGCACAGG CGGAGGATGCGGCGGCCAGTGGAGGTGGAGCTCGTTGTGTGGAGATTGTTAAGGACAGCTGTGGACTGGGCTTCTCCATCGAAGGAGGCTTTGATTCGCCGCTGGGAAATCGTCCCCTTATTGTCAAAAAGGTGTTCATGG GTGGTGCCGCCCAGAAGACCAACCAGGTGCGCAATGGCGACGAAATCCTTAGCATCAATGGTGCCTCCACGTCGCGGATGACGCGTGTGGATGCCTGGAACTATATGAAGCAACTGCCACTGGGACCGGTCAAGATTTGTTTCGCCTAG